Genomic segment of Streptosporangium sp. NBC_01755:
TCGGCGTACAGGCGTTGCGGGGTGACGACCGCGGCGAGCGTCTTGGCCAGCTGCTCCTCAGTCATGACGACCACCTGGCCGGCGTCGGGCACCCCTCGTGCGGGGCCGTACACCAGTGGCTGCCCGCCCAGGTCACGCCGCCCGGCTGATACGCCAGCACGGCGAGACCCCGGGCGATGGTGGCGGTGACGCGCCCTTGCGGAAGGTCCCGCTTGCGCGGGTTGTGCTCCCACATCTGATCGGCGCCGGAGCTGATCAGGTCAGCGGCGGAGACCGCAGCCGCCTGCCGGCCCTCGGCCGACCAGTCGGCGACCGCGGCGATGGACATGGGAACCATCACCTCCATGCCGATGCGCAGCAGCTCCGTGCGGTCGGCGGTCACGACGCCGCTCCGAAGAGCGCCGACTGCTGCGGCCCGACGGCCTGAGGGTGGGCGGCCTCGACCCGGTCGGCGTGACCGCGGATGATGAGCGCGCGCTGGGCGTAGGCGTTGGACTCACCGCACAGCCGCAGGTGCTCCTGCTGCAAGGCCACGAGGGTTTTCCAGCCCTCACCGGCGATCACGGCGGCCAGGTGCCGCTGCCCGGTTTCCTCGCCCGCGGCCCGCAGCGTCGTCGCCCGGGCGGCGTGCTCGTCGGCCTTGGCCCGCTCGGAGGCGAGCCAGGCCAGCAGCTGGCCGGGGTCGGTGCAGGCGAGGCAGCCGCGCACGGTGCCGCGCTCGTGGCTCCCGGCGGTCATGACAGCCGCTCCGCGGCGCATCGGCCGATGCAGGACAACGCGTCGGACCGGCACACCAGGCACGGCTCGCAGCGCAGGCACAGGGTGACGTGGCGGCCCCGGTGGATCTGCGGCCAGTGCCCGCGGCGCAGGCACGCGATCAGGCGTCCGATCAGGCGTCGCACGGGGCCACCTCGCTCACGGCCGGGGCGGGTGCGATGGGGAAGCACCACATGCTCTGGCCGTCCGGCAGGGTCAGCTCCCACGGCCCGCGGAACAGGCCGTACGCCGCCCAGTCGCAGCCACGCTCCTCTCCCTTGGAGAGGGTGCGGCCGATGCACTCCTGGCCGAGGACGGCGGAGGCCGTGACCTCCTGGCCGTCGTGGCCCTTGCGGGGGTAGTTGTTCAGCGCGACGGAGAAGTCGAGGCCGGTGGCGATGTCGGAGCAGTGCGGGCACTGGAAGGCCCAGCTTGTCCAGTCGTCGCCGAAGCGCTCGCGCAGCTCGGCGAGGAGCTCAGCCTGGGTCAGCTTGCGGTGGTCAGTCACGGCCGTCACCGCCGTCCTGGGGCGCTGGCACGAGCATCTGGCGGGCGAGCCCCTGCAGGACGCGGATGCCGTCCGCGTGGTTCTGGGCGAGGTTGCAGGCGCCGACGTAGCCGGGGTAGATCGCGGCCAGGCGGAGCACGTTGGTGCGGTCGGCGGAGGCGATCGTGGTGATCAGGAGCTGCGTGAACGACCCGGGCTCCATGCCGCCGGTCGCACCGAAGTGGTGCAGGACGTGGGCGGCCTGCTCGGGGGTAGTGGTCGGCTCGTGGCCTTTGGCCTGCTCCGGACGCCCATGCAAGGCGTGGTGGATCCGCGCGGCGACCGCGTCGATGGTCCCGTCCCAGGAGTTCCGCCCGGCGAGCAGCTGCTCCTCGACGCGCACGGTGAGGTTGTCAGGGACGGCGCCTGGGATCAGGGTGCTCAGTGCCTCGGTGATGGTCTTCAGGCGGGGGTCGGTGGTCACTGCTTCTCCGTAGAGGTCGGGGTCGGGCAGGTGCACCAGCCCTCAGGGCCGGTGGGAACGTCGGACAGGCCGAGGCAGTCGAGCCACGAGTCGGGGTTCCGGTAGCGCTGGCGGATCTTGAGGGCGGCGTGGAAGCGCTCCTCGCGCTCGGCCGCGGCGGCGCGCTCGTCGGTGTAGGCGACGTAGATGAGCCCACGGGCCGGATCGCTGCGGAAGACGGTCGGCTGGTCGCTCGCGCGGGCGGCCGCCTCGATCTGCGCGGTGGTGGCCATCAGGCGGGCTCCCCGCCGATGTAGTCAGCGAAGGGGAAGGCCAACGTCGGCTTGCCCTCGATGCCCTCGATCTCGACCACGGAGGACAGGCGGAACATGCCGCCCGCCGTCCAGTTGCAGGGCTTGCTGTTGCCGTCGATGTGCATGACGGGCTTCAGGTGGCGGCCGATGCACTCGTGCGGGGCGCGCCGGGGATCGGCGTTGACCTTCTCGAAGTCGGCCGGGCTGGACTCGGTACCGCAGGAGACGCAGCGGAACTTCCACTGCATGATGTCGTCGGTGCCGAACCGGCGGGCGCCTTCGGCGCGCCACGCGGCGTTGGTCATGACGGTCTTCGTCTCGGTCACGGGATCTCCGCTGGGCTGGCGAGGGGCGGGCATGGGCGGGACGAGGCGACTCACTGCGGCGCTGCCAGCGACGCGGCCGTGTGCGGCGGCTTGGGTTCGCGGGCGATGCCCGCCCGGCTGGCCTTCTCCAGGTCGGCGATGAGCTTGTCCAGCTCGGCGCGCACGCCCAGGGCGGTGTCGAGGGTGAGGTCGGTCTCCACGGTCAGCTCCGCGCCGACCAGGGCGAGGCCGCCGATCGGGACGTCACCGATCCGCAACCGGACGGGCAGGACTTCGGGGCGGCCCGCGAAGGCCAACCGGGTGGGAACGCGATTGATCATGAGATCCTCCTTGGGTGGCCCCCGCCGGTTAGGGTCCGGCGGGGGCTGCTCATGCGGCGTAGATGGTCAGGACGACGACGGTCACCAGCACGGCCAGCGCGACCAGCGCCACTTCGGCGGGGTGCAGGCGGGGCCGTCGGCCGCGTCTCGCGCGGTCCTTGCGGTGCGCCATCAGAACGGCGCCTCGTCAGAGAAGGGCAGCAGGTCCTCCCAGGGGCCGAGGTACACAGCCCGGCGCAGCGGCCGACTGTCAGGCCAGGACATCGACTCCGCGATCGCCCGCTCGGCGGAGGCCTCCTCGGTGAGCGGGTGTTCGTCGGGGTCGCGCTCACCGGCGACGACGTACCGGTACGTCTCGATCGGCATCGCCTGCCACTGGGCGAGCCGCTCGCGGGCCGCGCGCAGTTCGGTCAGCAGGTGCGGGACCGAGGCAAGGACCTCGGCCGTGGCCGCACCCGGCTCGGGGTCGCCCTGGGCGTCGGTGAGGGTGGCGGCCAGCTCGTCGAGGTTGAGCGGCTCGTGCTCGTCCGGCGGCTCAGGCTCGCGGTCGTCGCCGGGTTCGTGCAGGTCGGTGATGTCGGTCATCAGGCCCTCCCAGAGGCGTTGTTGATGGGGATCGGGTGGTGCGGGGCAGGCGGCTCGGGCCGGACCGGCGTCGAGTGGCCGGTGACCATGGCGACCGCCGCGATGTGCGCGCAGTCGCTGTAGCGGCACGAGCACGTCCAGCCCGCCGTGGTGCGGCTCACCCGGTGCGTCGACCGGTAGCCCGCGACGTGCGCGTGCACCAGCAGCGGAGCCTTGGGGCCGTCGGTCGGGGTGCTGGCGGTGAGGACGGTGACGGCGCCAGTCCGTAGGTAGTGCAGGACCGCGGCCCGCAGGTCACGAGGCATCGGGCACCTCACCGCCCTCAGTCCCGGCGACGGCGTGCCATGCCCGGATCTCCGGCTCGTCGGTGTAGGAGGCCCGGTCGCCGGTCAGCGCGGTCGCGGCGGCCAAGGCGAGCGTCGCGTGCACCTGGGCGGCGCCGAGGTAGAAGCGCTCTTCGTCGCCGCCCATCGGGGAGCGATCGGCCAGGCCCAGCAGGTGCTCGGCCTGCCCGTAGTGCTCGGGGCCGCTCATCACGCGCCCGCCTTCGGGCCGCCGCTGCCGGGCTTGACCACCTCGGGCCAACCGTCGTCGTCGACCGCCGACCCGTCGGCGGGGGCCTCGATCGCGTCGGGCTCGACCTGGCCGTCGATGACGGGGCGCTCGGTGACCTCGTCGGGGGCGGTGGTGGGGGTGAGGTCGACGCGGACGCCGTTGTCGACGGCGAGGGCGTAGGCGAACTCGGTGGACTTGGGCAGGAGCTTGGACAGGCGGCGGACCATGGTCTTGTGGGCCATGGCCTCGAAGTGGTCACGCCAGGGACCGATGATCGTGCCGTCCTTGAGCTTGGCCATGGCGAACCGGTCGCGGTGGGTCTCCATGTCGGCCTGCGTCATGGGGTCGGTGAGGGCGTAGCCGCCGTCCTTGAGCCGGGCCACCGCGTAGTACAGGCGGGCATCGCCGCGCGGGCCGTCGAGGTGCGGTTCGTGCACGAGTTCGTCGGCGGCCAGGCCGTAGGACAGGCGGAAGTGGTCGTTGCTGTAGACGGTGCGCGGCGCGATGTTCAGCACGCGGCCGGTGCGGTAGGCCAGCTCCGCGTACCCCTGGTAGCCGATCACCAGGGTCGCCATGTGGCAGCGTTCCTTGGTGTTCCACATCGGCAGGAGCCAGGCGTGGCCGAGGGCGCCGACGCCGGGCCGCAGGCCGAGCTGGGCGAGCGTCATCAGCCCGCCGAGCACGCTGGAGGCTTCGCACTGGGCGAGCTTCGGCGTCATCCGCAGGCACGTCATCGCGTCGCGCACCAGCTGGCCGGCCTCCGCACCCTTGGGCATGGCGAGCTGGAACTGGGTCTGCATCTGCTGGATCTGCTGGCCGAGCGTCTGGGGCTGCTCGGCGGCCTGGCCACGGGCGGCGGCGGCGGCGCGTTCGGTGAGGTTGTGTCCCATTACTGGAGGCCCTTCTTGATGGGTCGGAAGACGCGGCTGCGGTAGCGCGCGTACAGGTCGGGGTGGGCGGCCTTGAGGGCCTTCTCGTCGAGCTGGGGGACCGGTGCGGTGAACTGCTCGGCGAGGTCGGGGTGGTCGCTGGTGAACTTGTCGGCGGCGAACTTGCCGGTGTTCTTCCAGGTCACGACGTCTTGGCCCTGGTAGGTGCCGACGTTGAGGTCACCGAGGAGCGCGGTGATCTCGTTCTTCACGGCCTTGCGCTGCTGCTCCAGGATCTTGATCTCCTCGGCCCAGCCCTGGTCAGCCCGCAGACGGGTCACCATGGCGGCGGGCAGTTCGGCGGGGAGATCGATCGCGTACGGGCACAGTTCGGCGATCGCGCGGGCGGTGGCGTCGGTGCCGTCCAGGGCGGGCGGGGTGCCGTCCTGAACCATCTGCCACAGGTCGGCCTGCGCCTCGACCATCAGGCTGATGAGCCGGTCGTTGCGCTCGACATGGCGGATCTCCAGCCGCTGACCGCCGATCAGGGCGGCGGCGTACCCGTGCTCCAGGCCGGTGACGGCGAGGTAGTGCTGAAGCTGCGCCTCGGCGGCGTCGGCGAGCTGGTCGTCATCCCAGTCGCCGGCCTTGTACGCCGACGTGGTCTTGATCTCCAGGACGCCGCCGTCCGCGGTGAGTCGGTCGACGGAGGCGAGCTGCCAGGACCGCTCCACGTGCCGCATCAGGCCGCAGGTGGTGGCTTCGATGCCGGTGCGCTCTTGGAACTCGGCCGCGATGACGGGTTCCAGCAGGCGGCCCCACCGCATGACCTCGGAGTCGTCGGTCTCCCGAAGAAGCCCAGACTTGTCGGCCCACACGGTGTAGCGGCTGCTGTACTGCGACAGGCCCAGCACCCCGAGGGCGTCAGACCCGCCGATGCCGGACCGGCGGGCCTTCAGCCACTCCTCGCGGGAGGCGT
This window contains:
- a CDS encoding VVA0879 family protein, with protein sequence MTETKTVMTNAAWRAEGARRFGTDDIMQWKFRCVSCGTESSPADFEKVNADPRRAPHECIGRHLKPVMHIDGNSKPCNWTAGGMFRLSSVVEIEGIEGKPTLAFPFADYIGGEPA
- a CDS encoding VVA0879 family protein, producing MTDHRKLTQAELLAELRERFGDDWTSWAFQCPHCSDIATGLDFSVALNNYPRKGHDGQEVTASAVLGQECIGRTLSKGEERGCDWAAYGLFRGPWELTLPDGQSMWCFPIAPAPAVSEVAPCDA
- a CDS encoding YqaJ viral recombinase family nuclease, with the protein product MTITLPELVTPTGVLILPADASREEWLKARRSGIGGSDALGVLGLSQYSSRYTVWADKSGLLRETDDSEVMRWGRLLEPVIAAEFQERTGIEATTCGLMRHVERSWQLASVDRLTADGGVLEIKTTSAYKAGDWDDDQLADAAEAQLQHYLAVTGLEHGYAAALIGGQRLEIRHVERNDRLISLMVEAQADLWQMVQDGTPPALDGTDATARAIAELCPYAIDLPAELPAAMVTRLRADQGWAEEIKILEQQRKAVKNEITALLGDLNVGTYQGQDVVTWKNTGKFAADKFTSDHPDLAEQFTAPVPQLDEKALKAAHPDLYARYRSRVFRPIKKGLQ
- the recT gene encoding recombination protein RecT, whose translation is MGHNLTERAAAAARGQAAEQPQTLGQQIQQMQTQFQLAMPKGAEAGQLVRDAMTCLRMTPKLAQCEASSVLGGLMTLAQLGLRPGVGALGHAWLLPMWNTKERCHMATLVIGYQGYAELAYRTGRVLNIAPRTVYSNDHFRLSYGLAADELVHEPHLDGPRGDARLYYAVARLKDGGYALTDPMTQADMETHRDRFAMAKLKDGTIIGPWRDHFEAMAHKTMVRRLSKLLPKSTEFAYALAVDNGVRVDLTPTTAPDEVTERPVIDGQVEPDAIEAPADGSAVDDDGWPEVVKPGSGGPKAGA